The genomic segment aaaaaaaaaatctctatataCAACTACATTTGACTCTTGAGCAAGGTGGAGGTTAGGGGTGTCGATCCCCAGAGCAGTAGAAAATATGCATACTACTTGTTAAATTGGGGGTTAGGTGGGggcatataatttttttcccaagttCAGAGAGTCCAGGTTAAGTCATGCTTTAAAGTGAGTAGTACCACTTCCATGTTTCAGGCTGCTAAGAGGGTATTTCATTCTGACTGAACCTTCCatgcttaattttatttatgcatAATATAATTACCAGGCACTAGTTTAAGGATAGACCCAAATAATATCAGTTCATTGTACAAGTCTGAGTGCCTAATAATTGCAATGCACTCTGCTGGATGATATGGGAGGTAGAAAGTGAGACGTGGTCCATTCTGTTCAGATGGTAAGTTTGGTAGAGGACCAAAACCAAATACTCAGGTAAATATAACTAGTCTACCTACATGCAGACTGTTATGAGAGATCTGAGAAAAACCTTGGACGTTTTATAAAGGGTAAAATGGTTTGGTGTTCATTAGCCACATAATATTCTCAGTTCTCCTTCTTGCAAAACCATAATTACCAATTCACCttcttaaatttcagaaatatactATTTGTGCTTGGTTTTCAAAGAATTTCATTTGGCATCTGTTTAATAGTTAATCCAATTATTTCCAGTATATTTgaactaaatttttaattaaagtattatATGAAGAGAAGTAACCAAAGCAGAAGTGTACAGCCTGAAGAATTGACAGTGAACACAGCCATAAAACTAGCATCCGtttcaagaaacagaatattaGTTTTGGCTGATTTCTGTACTTCATACAAGGAGAATCATGTAATGTGCACTcttttgggtctggcttctttcattcagtattaGGTTTgtgaggttcatctatgttgtgtgTAGTTCATTCCTGTTCTTTCGATAGTTTTCTAACACGTGACTGTTgcacagtttatccattttacTCCTGATGGACAGTAAACATTTCCACTTTCGGGCTATTACAAAATAGTGCTGCAACGAACATTCTTCTACCTATCTTTTGGTGAATATATGTTCACATTTCCAAGGAGGAGAATTACTGGGTTATAGACTATGCATGCACTCAGCTTTAGTAGACACTCTTAAAGcatggttgtaccaatttacattcctgtcaGCAGTGGTTCCACACCCTTactttgtcttgtttattttagCCAATCtcatggatgtgaagtggtatgaCATATTGGTTCTagtgtgcatttccctgatgactaatgaagtTGAGCACATTTTCAATTGGTTATTGGCTATTTGgatttcctcttttgtgaagGCCAAGTCTTGTCCAATTTTCTGATGGGTTGTTTGCCTTTTTCTTACAGAGTCCCAgaagttctttctatattctgaataccagTCCTTTGTTGGATACATGTATTACAAAGATCTTTTATGCCgtagcttgttttatttttcttcattttctgtttattttgttgattgttttgcTTCATCCCAAAACAAGAGATTCTAAAGCTTAAACTGATCAGAGAAAAAAGCCACCTTGGATATGTCAGGGTAAAAGCTGCTAATCTCACTTGCTTAACTTAACTTGCCTTCATCGTTTCTGATGATGAATCTTATCAAATGCACAAGTAAGAAGTACTCTTATCCTCTTTAATGTTCAGGTCCTGGCCAATAAGGAGACAACATTCTTTGGTGGTAATTCTCCTTCTATGATTGATTACCTCATCTGGCCCTGGTTTGAACGGCTGGAAGCCATGGAGTTAAATGAGTAAGACATCTGAATATTTTGTGCATAATTTGGGATAATGATAACTGGAACAGTATATATTAAcctttttttctgaagaaaaattaaaatgtttcatacaGCTGGCATGAATAGGAACAAGCAGACAAGAGGAGTCTTGGACTTACCAGGGCAGGTCATATACCTACTCAGCACTCTTCCCCATCCCTAGGGCTGAGGAGTTCTGTGATATGTAATGTTTTAAGAGTAATATACTCCTTCCCTCCCCGTTAAAAACCCTTAACAATATAACAAGCAGGATTGTATGACCAATGCTGCCTCCCATTCACCAGCAAGAGTCCCACACTATTTTCCAAACTCCATGTTTTGAAGTTCAGCAGCCACCTTGGCTTATTCCAACTTCTTAGAGCTTAGAGCTACTCAGGGTTATGTTTAGTCACAATCTGACCatagaataataaatatataacattttccATAGTCTTTCATGTTCTCATTTTTAGAAGTTATCAGTCTCTCATTTTGGACAAGTTCTCATGCTAactgagcaagtcacttcactCAAGATTCCTCTTCCACAGACAAAAAACCTCTACAGTATCTTCCAAATCTCATGTTTGATGATTATGTGcattttaaataagtattttaaaagaaatattataaaaggttagagggaaacaaaatgaaactgcAGAGCGGAAATGATAAGGCATAGGAGACGTTGCAGTGCCTTCCTATTTAGCCTCGCTCACACCTTCATTCTTTCCATCTCCCACAGGTGTATTGACCACACTGCAAATCTTAAGCTCTGGATGGCAGCCATGATGAAAGATCCCGCAGTAGCATCACTTTACATTGAACCGAGCACCCATCAACAATTTTTCCGCCTTTACTTGCAGGACAGCCCTGAGGCCTGTGACTGTGGGCTCTGATGGGGACAGGagtcagaaaaggagatatatttTCCTTCACTAATATGAATAATAACATGCTGAATAATAACATGCTTTTATTTTACCAAATGCTCTCGCGTCTCATTGGATCACCTTCTCTGATTTGACACCATGGCCTGTGAGCTTTGCTCAAGGCCCTCCTGCAGAAATGTAAACACGTTTCCTGTCTCAGGATACTCAAATGACTGTGGGTTCTATCATAGTGCATGCTGAAAACCTCTAAATCGTCTCTAGTGAGAGTGGGACTTCAGTCTGGATTTCTAACTGCTCGTAAGACATTTGTACTTGGATACAGTGTTTCAAGAGATGGCCCTTTCAGTTTGTCTTGAAAGTTGAGTTGAAACTTTCAATGAGAAActttcctcattctttcctttGTATCATCATTACCTTTCTCGTTCCCGTTGTTGTTGCCACTGAAGACCAGACCCACATCACCTTAAAGCCCGGTGACTAGGTGTCCTCCTATTTGTTTTCCTGGCCTCCAGTCATTTAACCCCTTCAGATCCTTCCTACCAAGTCCTGTgatgggcacacagtaggtgtcccATATATGTAATTAAATACTGTTAAAGACCTCATCCATCGAGTAAGTATATAAGGCTGGATGAGTAATTCAGAAATATTAATGTCATCTTCTAATCACTTCCATAGCCCTTTAGGCGTCGCACTATTTACTTTTTATCATCATATCACCTCTCCGTGAAAAGGTAGGTCAGAGGGCATCATCCTACAGACAAATCAACTAAGGTCCCTAGGTTAAGAGGCCTTAAGGTGTTGGTAGATTTGGAGAGCACACCCAGCACCTGGCTCTTATATCAGAACTAGGGGCTGTCGACCGCCCCCACACAATCTAGTTTCCGATACTTTTAAATTTAAGGGCGCATAACAATCACCTAAGGCTCACCCCTGTTTTTCCGATTCGGTAGGTCCAGGTGGGCCGGCGGGTCCATATTTCAAACGAGCCCCCCGCCCCACGGTGATGCAGGCGCCCTGGGGGCCGCGCCCTGAAAGGCAGCTCAAAACCGGCTGACTTCACAAACGGCCTCCCGCCGTCTACCCCCGGCAGCCACCAATGCCCAGGCTCCGGGCGGACCCATCTCTGCCCCCGTCCGCCTGCCCCACCCAACAGGCCCGGGTCGACTGCAGGCGGACTTCGGTCGGATGTAGACCCGGGAGCTGAAGTGCGACGGCCACCCACTACCTGTCTTCCACTTTGGCCAGCCACAGACACCCGTGGGCACCCGACTCCGGTACCCAGGAGCCTGTAAGGCGGCCGCCGGTTGGCTCAGCTCGGCACGGCTTAGCCAGAGAGCTTCTAAGATTTCGAGGATTGGCTGAAGCTCTGGGCGCCGCGGCCAATTGGCGGATAGGGTCGCTATCTGAGGGGCGGGTTCCGCCTGGGCCCCGCCTTCTTCTGCCGCCCCCTCTGCCACTCTCTCCGCTCCACATCCGGTTCCGTCTGCCACGCACCTGGAAGTTCCTCGGGGGCGTCTCACTTCTCACCTGCACCGGGTGGGTCGCTGCGGCCTGGGTAGCATTCGAAGGGAAGAGGAGGTTGCGGTCAATTCTAaattgggggatttttttttgacGAATTTGGGGGCCCAGAATAGGATTGCCAACTTTTAATTTTGCCTAAAACTCGTGAGAAAGCCCAACTATCTTCATCAGAGTTTCATCAAAGATTtttaacattaagaaaaaaaaacagcacaaGGACTATAAGAATAAGGAACAAGTCTTTAAAACGAATGCCTttaactgaaagggaaaaaaagaagtcattAAATTGTTCCCATTTTCTGATTTGACTGGAAACAAGTGAAGATGACCCCAGATCATTAACTGTCAGCCCTGCATTGAGCACCACTAGTTTAGCTACATTTATAGGCACTGGCAGGTAGGGCATTTGGTCCCCAGGAATGTTCTGTTTTGTCGGAACTGTGGGTCTTCCCtgctattttcaaataataacaataataagtaATGTTGAATGCTTACTGAGTAATAGATTCTGATTATTAAATGCTTCTTATCCAGTATCTGAATTAATTCTCCCCAGACCACATGCTGTGTTGGTACCATTAGCTCCACATTATAGATGAGAACACCAGGGCATAGAAAATTGTGGTTTGTCCAAGGTCTTCCCAGCTAGATGCTGGAGAAGAAATTCAGATCCAGCCTGCATTCTTACAGTCATTCAGACAGTTCTTGAGATAAGAGTACATATACCTCTGCCCCAATCTCTTAATTCATCAGCTCTTAGGATTTAGAGGTTGAGCCAGGAGTAGACTGTGTGCCCCTTTTTAACACACAACTATTATGCCTGGGGTGCCACAGGAAGTGTTGCTGTTCCTTTTTGAAACACAagtgttttgtttgattttacaAGTGTTTGGCTTTGGCTTATTTTAGGATCTTGAAAGTCTGCCTTTGCATATTCAAATGTTATTATATAAACctgttgaaatattttttctttgaatcctTCTGTAAAATAGCTGTAAAAGAGGGATAGGAAAAGCTGTAAAGTAGGGATAGGGAAGCAGAATTAAAtacttagaaagaaaatctccttTGACCCTGCTTTCCCAAGTGGAAAGATGAAGTTCCTCCTCTGACAACTTAGTAATCTTATTTAATGTCCCAGAGACATTAGAACACAAGATTCTCTATGATTCTAACTTAgtggaaaaaagttttaaacgTAGGTCCATTTGAAAAAGAACCTTTTCCCTCACCTGTCTAAATCTTTGAACTTGGTGAACAACACTGGAACACCCAGTAACATGATCATGTAAATCAGGCTTCTGAAGTATTAAGAggaatgtcctccaggttcagcCAATAGCAGTGATTGGTATGATTtaaaaaacttttgaaaaattgcAAAATTCAAACCccactttctctcctcttccccaaaGAGAGACTCATATAAATAGAGTGAAGAGATTATTTCTGTGGTGGCATTCTTTTCCTAGAAGGCTTAAGTCATTATCACCCATGACTAAGAGCCCCACATTGTCAAAATAGATCTGATTATATTTCAGGTAGCTGGAAGCCAATTTGGAGTAGGTTTAATATAGCCTTGTTACCATTCATTTCTTGCTTGAGTGAATCAGTATAATAAAGGTGTAAACATGAAATAACAACATACAAGGAAAATTTGCAAAGAGGCTTTCAAAGAGGTACTTACTGGGTTTTAAACAGCAAATAGGGTTAAACTTAAAGGTCATAATTAAAATCTTTCTAGGGAAGCAATAGTGTTCAGTGGTAAGATTAAAAACCACATTACTGAAATGTCGCCTGTGGCATTCAACCCATTCAATTGGCATTAAACTGGTAACTGGTGAAATAAGTATTCTGGGTTGAATTTTAATTCTGATGTGCTTGACAATGCTGAGTTGCAGTGTATTTTATCTGTATGGATGGATACAAGATCAGAATGCACTATGCTATTAAAATTATGTTCTTGTTCACCAGTATTAGTCATTAATTTTGAAGTACACTGAGCTTTTACTCTACTGAGGATGACCACCTGCACAATTTCATTCAGTACTCAAAACCCATCAAGTAGGTACTAttagtgttctcattttacaagtgaggaagaTGAAGGTCAAAGAGGTTGGATAGCTTGCCTAAGTGCCAACACTAGGGTTTGAATATAGTGCCAAGTGAGAACCTTGACATTATATTGTTTCCCTTCAGAGGAAAAACTGTTTCCATCCCTTTGTCCATTCTCCCATGACTATACCGGGTAGACTTGCATTTCAGAATGTGACTTCCCATATACaggtatacagttgacccttgaaggGCATGTGTTTGAACTGCAAGTGTCCACTTATATGGGGattattttttcactaaatatgtaCCATAGTACTACATGATCCACAGTTGGTCGAATCTGCAGGTTCAGAAACCTGGatacggagggctgactgtaaagttatacttGGATTTTTGTGTGGTGGATCAGCTCCCTGAACCCCCtaattgttcaagggtcaactgtacttttaACAATATAACAataaacaatatttaaataaacaatattttccaaCTCTCAGAGTTGGTTTCCTTTAAAAGGTGGGAATGAggagacacatgaaaatatgttcccTTCTGGCATAGTAGAAATGTGGATCCAGGACCCTTGTACTTTACAAGTGAATTTCTCAGTTTGGCCGTTGCTAATTCAGTCATGGTCAATGTATACCAGGGATGGGCAAACTAAGGCCAGTGTGCCAACTCCAGCCCACTGCTTGTTTTTATACAGTTCAAGAGCTAAGAATGATTGGGAGAAAATCAAGTGAAGAATTAGAAtttgtgacatgtgaaaatttTGTGAAACTCACCAAGAGCGAACTATAATGTAAATTATgggctttgggtgataatgatgtgtcaatgtaggttcatcagttgtaagaAATGTCCCACTCTAGTGCAGGGTGTTGATGGTGAGGtaggctgtgcatgtgtgaggGTAGGAGGTTATatattctgctcaattttgctgtgaatctaaaactgttctaaaaaataaagttaaaaatatatatggaattcAAGTTCAGTACtcataaataatgttttattggaacacagccacacccatttatttatatatggcTGTTTTCTCCCTATAAGGGTAGAGTTGAATAGTTGAGACAAGATGGCTTGAAAAGCCTGAAACATTTACTGTTTtgatctttacagaaaaagtttgcctacCTCTGGTATAGACTAAGATCCTGATTAGAGTACTTTCCCTGGAGTCAGACTTCCAGGTTCCATAATCCTCCTTCCACCTCTTACTAGTTGTGAAGCTTTGGACTAGTAACTTAACCTTGCTAGCCTCACTttactcatcttttaaaatgagatGAGAATAGAACCCTTATAGGACTATTTTAAGGATTAATTGAGTTAATACACATAAAGCACCAGATACATGTTAgtaataatttattttgatttttgagaATTTCACATTCCACATATGGCTTTCCCTTTTAGAATCTATGTATGTTTTCTCTCAACTATTTGAAATGTACTTTCTTTATGTGAGTGTTACATTTGTCTCATCAGGAGTCAGCTCCTTGTCTACCAGTAGCTCCCACATGACATGGTTATGTTGTTTCCATTTTACCATCCAGTTTGTCCTTTTTGATCAAAATTAACTCCAGAATAGTAGTtgtcctcttcctttctctgtcttccaaATGCAAAACTGTCAAAAAGGCAAGTCAAGAACCAATTTGCCTTTTCCAATACCAATTCTTGCTGACATATATGCATTTTCTGTTGCGAGaacatttattcaaatattcttCCATTCCCCAATTCTTGTAAAACAATGGTGACTTGTCACAGCTCACATGAAATCACTCTAAATGACTTAACAAAGAGTGTAGTTGAGTCACTgttctgaaaattttcaaaaattcttattcagaaaaaaaaaaaagttaatactgTTAACTAAGAATTCCTGGATAGGTTGGAATTCCAAAGGCCAAAAGGTGCCCATTCATAAGCTCCATGATTAGgttctcattttaataaaagataTTTAGATTCAGCAGACCGTTGTTGAGCAGCTATTATGTGCTATATCTTTTCTGGGATTTATGTCCTTTCCACACTGTTACCAGCTGTAGAGGCCAAGACAATGAGTCAGGCTTTGAAACTTTTAAAGTTCTTTAATTCTTCTAGCTGGTCACTTTGGGcaagtaattttgtttttctgaggtTATGCTCTATCTTGTAAAACAGGAATGGTAATAACTAACTGAGTAGTTGTGGGAATCGAATAAGAGAATCCATGGAAATCATTTAGTCACTGTGAGTGAAACATGtaatactttttttccttctttacctGTCAACCCCATAAAATGCATTTACAAGCAATTCCCATTTCAGCTCTGTCCTGTAAAAATTAAAGGAATTATTTTTCCACCTGCTAAATTTCAAGATCTCAGCTTCTTAGAGTCAAAGCAAAGGCTAGCTACCTCCTTTACCTCATGTAGATGAAAGAGCTATTATCCAAATGGACGCTGGATTGCTGGCCTGTTGGCAGTGGGTCCTTAGTAATTAAAAAGGGTCTTCTCTGAAATGTATATTGAAGGTTGGAGAGAACTCAcaaatttggttttgcttttaggTATCTTGTTTCTGTTCATTACCAATTTTTCATCACTTGGGTAAAATCTCATAAATAGGGCCAGAATTAGTGTGAGGCAAGTGAGGCCACAAAATCTGAGACACTCGTTTCAAGAGTTGTGTAAGATCTCAACActaataaatgttttcttcttatcTGCTAGAGCATGAAAAAGTTtggccttattttaaaaaaattactcataTAGAGGACATGATATGCAAGAGGGATGGCATAGAATGGGAAAGAAAATGTTACTGTTACCCTGGTCAATTTTTGTTAAACTCCCTTGAACTACATGGAGTTTGAATGCCCATTCTTCACCAGTTCTTGATGTGGAGAAGAGACTGCACTGAATGTTGTGCCCCCGCGTTCAAAGCCAGGGGTACTTTTcaaattttgtctttcttttcttttctttcctactcCTACTTCTCTGGCTTCTGAATCTGTGGCGATGTCTCTGCAGGTGGAATTACCCCACCTGCCATCCTGGATCCCTTTCCCTCTGCCCTGCCAGGGCTCTGTTGCTCCAAAGTTGAATTTGGGGGAAGAGGGGCGCACCGGAGCTCAGCTGTCCTTGCACCCTGCGGCAGCTGCAGCAAGCCACACGGCAGCCTCTGTGAGCGCTGGACACTGCGCGGGCACTGGGAGAACATGTCTGACGATGCGACCAGGACCCTAGGGAAAGGTGAGTCCCCTTGACAGCTGTCCGCCGGCCGGGGGCGCCGCGTGGCTGGGTGTTGGCTTTGGAGAATGGGCTGCCCGGCCTTGGTCCCCAGACTAGCGGAGCGTGGCGAGGAGGGACTTGAAGAGTTCCTCTGCACAAAAGCCACGTGCAGAAAAAAAAGGTGTCCTCTCTGGGGTCCGGGAGGCGGAGTGCGCGCGGCCCTCTTGGGGTCCTGGGGAGGCCAGTGAACCCCTCTCTCCACTGGGCTAATCCGCCTCCCCGTACCCGCCTCCGCCCGCAGGGAGTGTCCGCCCAGGGCCGGTCCCAGAGGGCCTGATCCGCATCTACAGCATGAGGTTCTGCCCCTACGCGCACAGGACGCGCCTGGTCCTCCGGGCCAAAGGCATCAGGTGAGAAGCCGAAGGCCGGCGCCCCACAGGCGTGCGGGATTGCTTAAAATCTGGGGCACCCTGCTCAGATTTCAGAGGGTCCCTGGACCTTTCTTCTGAGGCAGAGACAATAAAGAGTAAGCAAAGGGCAGGTTAGCAAAACTGGCCGTCTTGAAATGCAGAGGCGGGTCTGTGCAGGAAACTTTTAGGACAACTCAGAGTAAACTGAACGATGGCTTTGGTAAACTGGTTCCTTCCCTAGTGCTTACTGAAGCCTTCTCTGACTGCTCCGTGGAGTGTAGTCCCCACCCCACCACAGGCATCTTCAAGTTCAATTCTGTTCTCATTCTTCACTGAGCTTACCacatctaacttttttttttttttaatgtttatcagTCTTCTTTCCACAACTCCTAGCCCTTcatccaccctccccacccctccaaatGTAAATTCTCGAGGGTAGGGACTTTGTCTCTTTATTCAGGGCTAGAAGAGAGCCTGGAGCATAGTAGGTGCTTGAAactattttctgaatgaatgaacgaataatTCCAAACGATGAAATGGAAGGAACTACTATCAACAGTGAAAGTATGTTTTGAAATTTCCCACATACCTGAGAAATGGGTACATATCCTTCCAGAAGAAATTTTGCAAGACTAGCTCCTGCAAAGGAGATTTGGATTTGGAAGGCAGAGCAACTTTGCTGGAATGGGGATGGCTGGATGCAACTGCTTCAAAGCTAAAGTGTTGAGAAAGTGTTACTCCAGTCTCTGGACTCTGGGCTTAGAAAGTCCATTATTAGGGGATGACTTCAGAGTCTCCGATTTATGGCAAAGAGATGTAGAGACTAATACAgagatgttttaaataaaattatgtaattcTGCTTTGTTGAGTGTATATGGCTTAtatttccagtttcttttctcttgctcaaTTCTAGTTGGCCCCAAggttacctctttttttttaaacaaaaatagcaaTAGACTGATGTTTTACCCATAGTGATGAAGTGGCAGCTTAGGAACCAATGTAAGTACTTCTCTAGGGCAGGGTTTTCCACCCTTGGCACCACTGACATTTTGCTTTGTGTGTTTGGTGAGGGGGAGGAGCTGTCCTGTGGGTGTCtagcagcattcctggcctcctggcctctacccattaGATGGAAGTAgaatccccctcccccagctgtggCAATCAAAAATATGTCTCCAGAGATCAgatttgtattttcaaactataaAATGTACTAAAATCTGTGGTGTCCCGGGTTGAGCTTGTGAGCTctgagtcagactgcctgggctcccatcttggctctgccactttttaGTGAGTGATATTGGGCAGGGACTCAACCTCAAGGAGTGTTATTTCTCATAGGAGGTTTTAATGCTCTCTTTGCCTTACCTTGTTTACTCCTCATGACGACTCCGCAGTTTATCTCATTGGGGGATCACGAGGAACAAATGGGTGAAGGCACAGGAAACATTTAACCCATCTTACTGCAGGAATGAGGATACTGATGTTGTTACCTGTTTTCCTTTGTACAAAACCTAAACTTAAGCACTTActgcaaattttaattttatgcattgACTGCTTCTGCTTTCAAGATGAGCGTCCGCCTGCCTAAGCCTctcagttttgttctgttttgttttccctttgctttGTCAGACATGAAGTTGTCAACATTAACCTGAGAAACAAGCCTGAATGGTACTTTACAAAGCACCCTTTTGGCCAAATTCCTGTCCTGGAGAACAGCAAATGTCAGCTGATCTACGAATCTGTCATTGCTTGTGAGTACCTGGATGACGCTTATCCTGGGAAGAAGCTGTATCCATACGACCCTTATGAGCGAGCTCGCCAGAAGATGCTATTGGAGCTATTCTATAAGGTAgggccaatttttaaaaaaaggtttacaCGCTATTTTGCTTTGTATGTCTTTCCCAAGCTTCAGTCCATTTAAAAAGCCTAATCATTGGTGAAATGGATTTGTTTTAATACGCACGTGCGCCTTAGAATGATAACTGGTGTGGAATTATAGTAGGGCTAGGACCTCTGATATGAAAGGTTAAAGCCTTAGCTGATAGGTACTTTTCCAGTTGAACTAGCAGTCTCAAGAGTTATGGTTATAGCATAGTTATGACTGTAACTTGAGATTGGAATACTGAAAGAGTTGAA from the Vicugna pacos chromosome 11, VicPac4, whole genome shotgun sequence genome contains:
- the LOC102532740 gene encoding glutathione S-transferase omega-2 isoform X2, with translation MSDDATRTLGKGSVRPGPVPEGLIRIYSMRFCPYAHRTRLVLRAKGIRHEVVNINLRNKPEWYFTKHPFGQIPVLENSKCQLIYESVIACEYLDDAYPGKKLYPYDPYERARQKMLLELFYKILGYQNTIFFGGDCITMIDYLFWPWFERLDVYGIADCVNHTPALRLWIAAMKQDPTVCALLIDKNIFLGFLNLYFQNNPDAFDYGLSCCAS